A window of Pieris rapae chromosome 22, ilPieRapa1.1, whole genome shotgun sequence genomic DNA:
ttttcaatttacgATTTAAAATTTCGCTTTCAGAAAACTTTAGAAGAAAATTGTATAGCACAAGAATTGAATGAATCTATAAATGAaaacgaaaatttaaataagactttagaaaatatagattgtgatatatttaaagatctgtgtgaaaataaatcattaaatcgTGAAAACGgtacaaaaattacaattggAAGTGAATGCGATAATGTTTTAACTAAAGACTTTTTAGATAAAAACCTACCCATAGTGAGTGCTAAGTCAAatccaattttattaaagaatgaTTCTTCTATGGAAATTTCGGAAAATAACCaacaaattgatattaatGTAACTCCGGGAAAGATAAACGAGACAATTGCCCTGAAATTCAGTCCAACTAAAGAAGTTTTGGgtgataacataaatattgaccttgaaatatttaaaaatcattatctGAATGAAGTGGGTGGCGACCATTTGTATAAAACAGATGCTTTACCATTGAATGAATGTGCAAAAGAATCAAAAACCAGACGCAGAGATAAAAAACATAGAAACCTAAAAAAGCATCGCAAAcagaaaaagtataaaaaagacAGAGAACACAGTAATGTAGAtagacattataaaaatatcgacAGACATACAAACAATGATTGTAAGAaagataaaaactataaaccTCTAGACAGTACAGGTATAGTACTAAAATTTGTTTCGGAGGAAGAAAATGAGAATAAAGAAAAACGCAAGCCCGAACTATCGattcgtaataaaaatataaaagtcaaTATTGAATGGAAAAAggagaaatttaatataaaaataactaatggGAATAGGAAAAAACAGCATGCCAATAACATATTCGAATATgccaataataaaatcataatgacGCCCGGCATAGTCTCCCGCGTTAAgagaaaatataagaaaacagAGAAAATTACTGATAAGTTGAAGCAAACATCGCTTGACAACTTTTTTACTGTCAAGTTTCctgaaaaataatcaaaagttattttttatagtttaacttaaaaaatcgtCATCAAAAAATCGCTTTGGCGATAATAATTGTTAGTACTAATaggtaagatatttatttagactTCATTGCACAGAATCAATCATTCTCTCAGAAATCAATCATCTcagaaaaaatagtatatttcattacaagtgcggaaagcctgtcattgcaaatagttttgacaaatttttgacagtcggaacaagttgcaatgacggtaccgcacgtgtactaaacgactatttttaatacagttgcgaaaaaattaagcaatttaataaataaaataaatatcgtcgaaattactcattttgtttgtgaaattacatttttggaaaatggcgccaaccgtcAAAGAAtatgagtaaattttttttcttttcttcacccattctgggtaggcaaagggaacttcgCCCATACATAAAAGTCTtcagtagaatatttttattactattttattttaaccaaaTCTAATTCATTGAATCCAATCATAAAAactgatatttaaacaaattagtagcttctttttaaaatatttgcgtgaatcataaaaacttttatgattttttttttagtaaaaccttcgtggttggttttctCTTTTTGAtagacattgttttgacagttggcaaagaaaaagcacgagtgtgtaatagccctctttccgaacgctatacctccctgcaatatgccactttttgagcaactggattaaaaattatgttaaaaattcataagCAAAAAGGTTGAAAGTCATATAAAGTGGTAAACGTGGAGAgagagttaataaataattcttccAGAGTACACGGCGCCTTGTGGAACACCAACATTTAGCTTATTCAAATAGGATTAAAAGCCgttgttttaaatatgctGGCGGCGACGATATTATTTCTTGTAGAAAGAAAAGCATAACATTTGATGTAACGTTTTTGTTAACAACAATGAGGATTTTTTAACTCTCAAAGTGATAAATCACTTGTAAGtttgacaataatttattattcaatatagtTTGTGAgatgagtaataaaaaaagccaTGGTATATTTTCGTATAATTCTCAAATTGACCAATTTCTCAGGGAGCCAAGGGCTTTGTTAGAAGCGCCACACCCGGTCCAACGCTTTCGCTAAGTCCAAAATTTCCTGAAAAGCAATCGAAACGGCGagctatgtaaataatgtatattcgCGTTCGTATGAATGAATTAAAGCAATGTATGaaattaatctaatatataaaattgtgtcgcggtgtttgtggttaaactcggAAACGGTtagaccgattctcatgaaattttgtgtgcatattgggtaggtcttagaatcggacaacatctatttttcatccccctaaatgtttgTATTGTACACAATTTTTCGTTTTCATTTTTTCACGATtaaccatacaaaaatacatgcaaccctaaatacCCCTCTACGATTAacccttatttttatatgttgaaaataaataattttttggcaatttttttattattttgtgatgACAGTAAAATAATTCACATCTCTCACAATTTTCACTCTtatacgatcaacccctatttttacaTCCCGTTTTATCTAGCCACAGATCCGCAATAAGGTTGCAAGATGgcaatcaaatattataattgcagtagaattaaaaatatttaattttatggttgtttttgtattaacactgtttttattgtatctaCTTAATTTCGCTGGTCGTGTCCACATGTTTAATGGACGACAccgtttttaataatcaaaaatcatttattcatataggcaacataatgtacacttatgaacgtcaaaatatactttaaattattctaattttatatttactgccagttctcaaatcaagtttactacttttactatttttgtatgtatgttaattttgaCAGGTGATTCTCCAATTTTGTGggccaaacaaaaaaaaacagtatcaAATAGGTTAGTCAAGGTCAggtctataatttattatacaaaaatgttgctatttcattaaaaaataaactaatcatTCATATCTCCCTGGTAAACGAAATTGTTTGATTtcgttttatgaaatatatggAATAATTCAGACGTCGGTGGAATCGCACCCAACTTGGCCCAATGTATTAGAGATTTTGCCACGTCTTCCGTCTTCAAGTCcatttccatttttatttccttatttaatCTGAAAATTAAGATAAGTTAGAAACGTGTgttcatatgtttttattcttatttaaaatattttatatagtcgGTGACACGATCTACAACGCCAATAAGTGATTACATCTACacatgcatttttatttacatacataatataaaaaagagacAAAATTCTTGGGATATAAACAATGTAAAAATGCATTAAGCAATAACAAAAGAGATATTAAAACGCCAGGTGCATCAATCCTTCAAGACCATAATAAGCTAGCAAAATTGTTTGACGATAATGTAATGATATTACATTACAGTAAATCATTTTGAAGCCATTCAAAACTCGCTTTTTAGatcacatatttatatattatagtttgtaACAATTCTGTTATGTTAGCAATACTTAATTAGGTATAAAGTACACTGTTTAAAGGGCGTAAGGggttataagtttttataggATTTTTTCGTATGTTCCTAGATGcaagatttttattgtaattccCATTGGGCATTGACTAactcataaataaatgtttattagaaGTAACATACTTGAGATAACAGAAAAATATCATTCAGAACTTTGAACTACATTTAACTAGTAATCATGAGAAGTTTGTAATCTTAAATTGTGACAATTGTGgctaaaaagttaaaattttattaaatctttactTCTTACTGTGTCTTGTGGTGTTgtgtactaaaataaaaacaaataatgtaaaatttattccaACACTTcccatataaatatgaaaattattttctattacttatattttactttacagtAAAGTACTTACATATTAGGattaaaatattccttttctgtttttattttcaacatcCTCACGATAGGTGGGTCTGGTCCAATAATTTGTTGTACATAATGTTCATCATATGCTTTGCCTGTATAATCTATGCCCGACTTAGTTATTATTGGTGTTGGATTGTATTCTGGCAACCCAGATAAATGTTCAGCTCGATTGGTGTTGCCTGTATTGTATATTCGGAAAAGGGAGTCTATGTCTTGGCCGCAAAGAGACACGTCTTCGTACGTTTCGTAGCCCAGTCctgaaaattatacattattcaacaattattttactattttctaACTCTACATGGTTAATAAGTAGTAATTCCTCTATGGTTGAGTGGAATTTGGCATACTGGTTTCCCTGCCCcggaaaataattatcttcgGATTTATCTATCCATAACAAATTTAGGTACTTATGTTTTGATGTgaaaaaatttgtataaaactggaagcataaaataaaccaaaatgaactattaaaatatgcaaaCTTTTACATATGGGTATCATAAGGCCACCTAGGCTGTAGGGAGTGCTAGTTTGAAACAATATAGTCGgtattatgtacaaattttgaaattaaatcacatttaCCTTGAAATAGAGATCTGGAGTTTAAAAGTAACCAATTCTTATGTCACGGGACTTACCTTTAACTAGTGCTGCAATTACACTAGACCGCAACGCACTAACCAAAGCAACATCTCCTTGTAAAGGTACCGCCATATAAACTGGACTTGTACCTTGAATTTGAACACTTATGTATACAAGGCTgttcattttaaatgtttgtatctgaaattatattacaaatgaaaaaaacaaacattcttaatttcataaatatccTCACTATGCAAAAATACTCATACTGTAAAGAATATTATCTAAGATTTCTTTGCATCTATGTGAAACAATGGACCCGATTATGAGTTTATTTCTCATGAGCATGTCGAAGAAagcaattatataattaaaagaatagACCTCTTCTAATCTTAATAAATCgatcatacctgaggtcgacGATTTTTGCAGATTTTTGTAGTTGTTAAtgcttgttttaaaaaaaagggtaAATTTGGAGATAGTATAGTAGGTTCATCATCATTCTTGTTGactaatttaatgacatgCCATGTCCTAGGTTGGGTTGTGACCACTGAAAAGTAAAGTTGAAtgagttataatattattgtatgtaaataaataaaatattgatattagaTTGAAAGATAGAAGCATGATTATAGAGTTTAGCAATGGAGTCAAGATTACACAAAATGAAAGTTtcagtaaaaaattaatggtAATGTGGAGctgtttaaatacaaataaaattttaaatagcttACATTTTAGTCTTAGACTTGCAACCATTTCAGCTAAATCCTCTGGAAGGAAAGCTCTGTGAGCATAGTTACACAGGACCTTAGCAACATTGGCTGGCTCCATTCTCAGCCTAGAGTTACGCACCCCTCGAATTACATCTGTCCATTTAATTCCGAATTCAGGCAATGCCAGAACACAGCATACATTGAGTGACATCTTTGATAGAATGCTTTTCAGCTCTTTGATGTCTGAAATTGGTAACAACATGATTTATATCCTTTGtagaaattgaaaaaagttAGGTCATAAAACTTTTAGCTGTTTTTAAGATTGAATTAgcttaaaaggtaaataaacaaagactGTAACagaacttatttaaaatataatacttactgTTATTATCGACACCCTCCATTGTTTACTTGTGTTTTGCTTTCAGAGAAAAACCTTTATCtgcaatatatttcaattt
This region includes:
- the LOC110997802 gene encoding uncharacterized protein LOC110997802, translating into MEGVDNNNIKELKSILSKMSLNVCCVLALPEFGIKWTDVIRGVRNSRLRMEPANVAKVLCNYAHRAFLPEDLAEMVASLRLKLVTTQPRTWHVIKLVNKNDDEPTILSPNLPFFLKQALTTTKICKNRRPQIQTFKMNSLVYISVQIQGTSPVYMAVPLQGDVALVSALRSSVIAALVKGLGYETYEDVSLCGQDIDSLFRIYNTGNTNRAEHLSGLPEYNPTPIITKSGIDYTGKAYDEHYVQQIIGPDPPIVRMLKIKTEKEYFNPNILNKEIKMEMDLKTEDVAKSLIHWAKLGAIPPTSELFHIFHKTKSNNFVYQGDMND